One window of Deltaproteobacteria bacterium genomic DNA carries:
- a CDS encoding amino acid permease yields MIGSGIFIVSADIARRLPAPGWLLLVWALAGALTVAGATSYGRLAAAMPRAGGQYVYLAELYGPLCGFLYGWTLVLVIQTGTIAAVAVAFATFAGTFWAALSPAARLVTVGPLGVSPVQACAVLVVLALTALNTRGLDEGRLVQTVFTIAKVGTLAAVVVLGLAFGSPAARTANLGVLPFASEHGLGRTLPQLGAAMVGALFAADAWANVTFAAAEVRDAPRTVPRALLLGTVLVCALYLATNVAYLNVLPLRGSPEGADVFARGLQHATADRVGTAVMERLAGGPVGATLMAVAVMISTFGCVNGLVLAGARVAWAMARDGLFFTPAARLNARHVPGPALWLQGAWASVLALSGRYGDLLDYVIIAELVFYLFTVGGLFLLARRTGERPGGVGYPWLQGTYLFLVGVLVVDLLVTKPAYTWGSLAVIASGLPFYVWWRRRAVRVASAT; encoded by the coding sequence ATGATCGGCTCCGGCATCTTCATCGTCTCGGCCGACATCGCGCGGCGGCTGCCGGCGCCCGGCTGGCTGCTGCTCGTCTGGGCGCTCGCCGGCGCGCTCACCGTGGCCGGTGCGACGAGCTACGGGCGCCTCGCGGCCGCCATGCCGCGCGCGGGCGGGCAGTACGTCTATCTCGCCGAGCTCTACGGGCCCCTGTGCGGATTCCTCTACGGGTGGACACTCGTGCTCGTCATCCAGACGGGCACGATTGCGGCCGTCGCCGTTGCCTTCGCGACCTTTGCGGGGACCTTCTGGGCCGCCCTCTCGCCGGCCGCGCGCCTGGTCACGGTCGGGCCGCTCGGCGTGAGTCCCGTTCAGGCCTGCGCGGTGCTGGTCGTGCTCGCGCTCACCGCCCTCAACACCCGCGGTCTGGATGAGGGCAGGCTCGTGCAGACCGTGTTCACCATCGCCAAGGTGGGCACCCTGGCGGCGGTCGTCGTCCTCGGGCTCGCCTTCGGCAGCCCGGCGGCGCGCACCGCCAACCTCGGCGTGTTGCCGTTCGCGAGCGAGCACGGCCTGGGACGCACGCTGCCCCAGCTCGGCGCGGCGATGGTCGGCGCGCTCTTCGCGGCCGACGCCTGGGCGAACGTCACCTTCGCCGCCGCCGAGGTACGCGACGCGCCGAGGACCGTGCCGCGCGCCCTCCTGCTCGGCACGGTGCTCGTCTGCGCGCTCTACCTGGCGACCAACGTCGCCTACCTGAACGTCCTTCCACTGCGCGGCAGCCCCGAGGGCGCCGACGTCTTCGCGCGGGGCCTCCAGCACGCGACCGCCGACCGCGTCGGCACGGCGGTCATGGAGCGCCTGGCGGGCGGACCCGTCGGCGCCACGCTCATGGCCGTCGCCGTGATGATCTCGACGTTCGGCTGCGTCAACGGGCTCGTACTCGCCGGCGCACGCGTCGCCTGGGCGATGGCACGCGACGGCCTCTTCTTCACGCCCGCCGCGCGTCTCAACGCGCGCCACGTGCCGGGGCCTGCTCTCTGGCTCCAGGGCGCGTGGGCGTCCGTGCTCGCCCTCTCGGGCCGTTACGGAGACCTGCTCGACTACGTGATCATCGCCGAGCTCGTCTTCTACCTCTTCACGGTGGGCGGTCTCTTCCTCCTCGCCCGCCGCACCGGCGAACGGCCGGGCGGCGTCGGCTACCCGTGGCTCCAGGGGACCTATCTCTTCCTGGTCGGCGTGCTGGTCGTCGACTTGCTCGTCACCAAGCCGGCCTACACGTGGGGCAGCCTCGCCGTCATCGCCAGCGGGCTGCCGTTCTACGTCTGGTGGCGCCGGCGCGCAGTGCGCGTCGCGAGCGCGACGTAG